The genomic window GGGGCATAGGTCAAGTCTGCCACGACGCATCATCGTGCTTCCGTTCTGTCCTCAGGCTCTTAGTCACGGTCCAAGTATCTCACATATGAGTCATCATTCAGAAACTCATTATAGCTGAGTCAAGACGACTAAAAAAAGCTTCCACAGCGAGTTTACCGCGTGGTGGAAATTATCGCCCCCTATTAGGCCCATACGATGCCGAGCATGACGCCAGACTCACCTCTTTTTGCGCTCCTCGAACTACCCTGCTGCCCTGACCAGACCCTGCTTATACTCATGGGCAGCCCCGTTTTAAACACGTCCCACATCGCTCAGCTGCGCCCACACCTTGATTCTCTCGTGTTCTCGGCTATGAAGTCCGGAGAACTGGCACCCGTCCTCAAACTGCTGCGGCACGTCAAAGCTCAGCTTGCGGCATGAGGAAGGCGAGTCCATGGGAAAGTAGGACCGAGGCCTGAGCCACTTGCACACTACGGACAAGCTACGACAGTCGCCCACCCGAAGTTGCGTAACTGAAGTGGTGAAGGGAATACACCTTCATTCCAAGCAATCTAGCCTCTGCCAGCCGCTGCGGAGGCTAAGCCAGGTGCCGAGGACGGTGGTGACGAGCAGCCCCATGAGGCCGAGGATGCCTTCCAGTGTGGTGAGGGCGCTGTAGCCGGGGAACAGGTCGGGGCGCAGGACGCTGCCGGCGGCGGGGCGGGCGAGGAGCAGGAGGCACAGGACGCTGTAGGCGAGGCTGAGGCCCATGAAGGCGAGGCCGCCGGGGCTGACGCCGATCTCGGCGGGGTTGTCCGCGTCGAATTTGGGGGCGGCGGCGCCGAGGCCCACGCCGAGGGCGGTGATGACGAGGGCGTTGCTGATGCTGACCAGGGCGCTGAGGAGGAACAGGGTGGGGCCGAGGTTCATGGCGGCGGCGCTGGCGAGGCCCATAACGAGGCCGACGGTGAGTGTGACCGGGAGGACGCCCAGGAATTTGCTGAGAACGATCTGGCGGGGCTGGATGGGCGCGGTGCGCAGCAGCCAGTAGGCGCGCGCTTCGGTGCTGATGGCTGGGAAGGCGAGGCGGACGGCGATGCCGGCGATGATGAAGCCCTGGAAGGCAAGTTGGATGTAGCCGAGGATGCCGCGGAACTGCGGGATGGGGATGGGGACGGCTTTGACGCTGACGAGGTACACGCCGGCGAGGGCGACGACGACGAGCAGTTGACTCCATTGGGTGGGGTCGCGGAGGGTGACGCGCAGGTCCTTGCTGGCGAGCGCGCCGCCGCGGCCGAGGCGCGTGAGGAGGCGTTCGGTGGTGCCTGCGCGGCGGGGGCGTGGGTCGAGTCTGGGGGTGCTGGAGTCCAGCGCGCGGGCCCAGCCGTCCTGGTAGGCCTTGGCGGCCAGCAGGGTCGCGCCCAGCAGGAGCGCGGCGGTGAGCAGCAGCAGGGGCAGCAGGGGCGTGGCGAGGTGGCCGTGCGCGGCCTGCCAGATGCCCTGCGCGGCCCAGGAGGGCGGGAGGAGGGGGCTGCTGGGTCCGGCGAAGTCGCGCAGGAGCGCTTCGATTTTGGTGGGGTCTTGGAGTTTCTGCACGAGCACTTCGGGTCGAAGGGCGCGGATGGCGTAGACGAGCGCGGCACTGATGATCACCCCCAGGCCAGTGCTGACCTCGCGGACGCGGCCGACCGGGGCGACGCGCATGAGCAGCACGGCCAGGAGGGCGCCCAAACCGACGGGCGCGGCGAACACGAGCAGCGCGGCAAGCAGCATGACCGGGTACGCCCAGAGGGGCGCGTGGAAGTACGTGGCGATGGTCAGGAGCAGCGGCACGGTCAGGAACACAGGGACGAGCGCGGCGTTCAGGAACGTCTCGGTGACCTTCAGGGCGAACACGCGGGTGGTTTTGATGGGCTGGGTAAGGAGGAAGTTCAGGTCGTCGCTGAGGTACAGGGTGCTGATGGCGGCGGTGGTGGCGCTGAAGGTGACGCCGCTGGCGAGGGTGATCAGGCCGATTTCCAGGACGCGCGCGAAGACGTTCAGGCCGATGTCCCCGAAGCGGCCCAGGAACGTGAGGGCCTTCCAGGTGCCGATCACCTCGCCGGTCAGGAGCAGCAGGGCCAGCGCGCCAACGAGCGCGTAGCCCCACTTGGGCGCCCTGCGGATGGTGTGCGCCAGCGCGCGGAGCTTCAGGGCGCTGAGGCTGGGCGGGGCGGGCCGGGTGGGGCGGGGGGCGGGCGTGGCGGTCAAGCGCCCACCCCGGGGGCCCCGGTTTCTTCGCGGGCGCGGCGCTGCTCGTCGAGTTCGTCTTCCAGCAGGCGGAAGAAGATGCGCTCGAGGCTGTCGCCGTGCACGCCGCCCGCCTCGGTGCCGGTGCGGGCGCGCAGGTCGTCCATGCTGCCCTCGCCGAGCACCTTGCCGCGGTCGAGGACGACCAGCCGGTCGCACACGGCCTCCGCGACGGGCAGCGAGTGCGTGGTGAGCAGCACGGTGCGGCCCCGGTCGGCGTGCGAGCGGAACAGGTCGCGCACCTGCCGTGCGGCGTGCGGGTCGAGGCCCACCATGGGTTCGTCCACGATCAGCACGGGCGGGTCGGGGAGCAGGGCCGCGATGATCGCGACTTTCTGGCGCATGCCGTGGGAGTACGTCTCGATCAGTTCGTTGCCGAAGTCGGTCAGGCGGAAGAATTCCAGCCAGCGGTCAATCTCGGCGTCCGCGCCGGGCACCTCGTACAGCTGGCCCACGAAGCGCAGCAGTTCCCGCGCGGTCAGCTTGCCGTACAGGTACGGGCGGTCGGGGATGTACCCGAAGGCCGCCTTGGCCCGCACGGGGTCCTTCCAGACGTCGAAGCCCGCGACGCGCACGGTGCCGCTGGTGGGGCGGGTCAGGCCGACCAGCGCGCGGATGGTGGTGGTCTTGCCGGCGCCGTTGCTGCCCAGCAGGCCGAAGACTGCGCCGGGCTGCACCGTGAACGACAGGTTGCTGACGGCCTCGTGCCGCCCGTAGCGTTTGGTGTACCCGTGCACCTCGATCATGAGGGGCAGCGTACGCCCGCGCGTCTGACGGAAGGTGCACATGCGCCCTGCATGGAGGACCTGCATGGAGGAGCGGTCAGTGTGGCCGTCTCCCCCACTGCCGCCGGTCACAGGGGGCTGAGGCGGTCGTCCTCCCCGTGGATGGGCGCGCGGACGCCCGTGACCGCCTGCGCGGCCTGCATGCCGGCCATGGTGGCGGCCTCGACGCAGCCGGCGTTCAGGCCGGTGCGCAGCCAGTCGCCGGTGAGGATCAGGTTGCGGTAGCCGCTCTCGT from Deinococcus radiotolerans includes these protein-coding regions:
- a CDS encoding putative ABC transporter permease subunit, which gives rise to MTATPAPRPTRPAPPSLSALKLRALAHTIRRAPKWGYALVGALALLLLTGEVIGTWKALTFLGRFGDIGLNVFARVLEIGLITLASGVTFSATTAAISTLYLSDDLNFLLTQPIKTTRVFALKVTETFLNAALVPVFLTVPLLLTIATYFHAPLWAYPVMLLAALLVFAAPVGLGALLAVLLMRVAPVGRVREVSTGLGVIISAALVYAIRALRPEVLVQKLQDPTKIEALLRDFAGPSSPLLPPSWAAQGIWQAAHGHLATPLLPLLLLTAALLLGATLLAAKAYQDGWARALDSSTPRLDPRPRRAGTTERLLTRLGRGGALASKDLRVTLRDPTQWSQLLVVVALAGVYLVSVKAVPIPIPQFRGILGYIQLAFQGFIIAGIAVRLAFPAISTEARAYWLLRTAPIQPRQIVLSKFLGVLPVTLTVGLVMGLASAAAMNLGPTLFLLSALVSISNALVITALGVGLGAAAPKFDADNPAEIGVSPGGLAFMGLSLAYSVLCLLLLARPAAGSVLRPDLFPGYSALTTLEGILGLMGLLVTTVLGTWLSLRSGWQRLDCLE
- a CDS encoding ABC transporter ATP-binding protein translates to MIEVHGYTKRYGRHEAVSNLSFTVQPGAVFGLLGSNGAGKTTTIRALVGLTRPTSGTVRVAGFDVWKDPVRAKAAFGYIPDRPYLYGKLTARELLRFVGQLYEVPGADAEIDRWLEFFRLTDFGNELIETYSHGMRQKVAIIAALLPDPPVLIVDEPMVGLDPHAARQVRDLFRSHADRGRTVLLTTHSLPVAEAVCDRLVVLDRGKVLGEGSMDDLRARTGTEAGGVHGDSLERIFFRLLEDELDEQRRAREETGAPGVGA